One segment of Arcanobacterium haemolyticum DSM 20595 DNA contains the following:
- a CDS encoding sialidase family protein — MKYQHIRKAVLAGIASSTLVFSGLAMAPLGHAADAEAPHPEAATAAPASEETLGTAEAVNLPAKEGLKPQPSAQIGLGFSDITEPIAIQENVEGINYRIPAITATPKGDLIAAFDERPLSSEKASWTQLFGRRHWKNGGDSPNPNSIVQYRSVDNGKSWQKENNICDGTVTSDMEKISGCSDPSYVVDWDTGKIFNFHVRSYRAGLHESKSGNDAASHDVVQVEISESIDDGKTWNSRIITKNVTPDGNVKWRFATSGQGIQLTHRSHKGWLIQQFTLGQGEPGTKQEAFSFISKDGGTTWNAGDAVGADMDENKVVELSDGRLLLTSRHKNGKRLGKRIQAFSKNGGFSWERESVMPDVVDHGTNGQILKVFPGIPSEDPRSKVLLFANSTSNIGDNDRHNGTVWLSCNDGENWTSKEFNKGSTGYVTITTQHDGRIGMLSEDGKNGKKEHGIYYRSFGLDWVGTCPGVKEAIELDKAKADLEKAKSEKAKLEKQVAKQAEGLEKLQQNLEKAENKAVALQENVDKLALDIKAKTEALDELKADSETTRAEKARLQKEFDSINAKLEVAKAEKQRVASDLAVKEAKLTESEKQKAAAEKKVAEQHKQIEDLNAKVKKAESERDQATESAKNLEEKAKEDAKSIEGLEGNLSEFADENDALRSKINKLTKENTDLKAQLEKVKKELEEAKKVPQDDVKPKPAPQPAPQPEPAPEVKGVTPHVDGITPDASDPAACMVTPYVKVSPVEGVTYEVTVDGQVISPTKDDLFTYEYLYGKTVKVNAILKDGFTLAKGAKTTWSWTAPNRDELKCDTPARPVDPTPVPPGEDPSPQVKDVPQDKVDTKITADTKAESKGLAKTGLSLGIITVLAALCIIGGTTATRRRHD, encoded by the coding sequence ATGAAATATCAGCACATCCGCAAGGCCGTTCTGGCCGGAATCGCATCTAGTACGCTCGTGTTTTCGGGCTTGGCGATGGCGCCGCTCGGCCACGCAGCCGACGCGGAAGCGCCGCATCCAGAAGCTGCTACTGCTGCTCCGGCATCTGAAGAAACACTAGGTACTGCAGAGGCAGTCAATCTGCCTGCGAAGGAAGGCCTGAAGCCGCAGCCTTCGGCGCAGATAGGCCTTGGCTTCAGTGATATTACAGAACCTATTGCGATTCAAGAAAATGTTGAGGGGATTAATTATCGAATTCCTGCGATTACGGCCACACCCAAAGGTGATCTTATTGCTGCTTTCGACGAACGTCCTTTGAGTTCTGAAAAAGCTTCATGGACTCAATTGTTTGGACGTCGTCATTGGAAAAATGGTGGAGACTCACCAAATCCTAATTCTATTGTGCAATATCGTTCTGTTGATAATGGAAAATCTTGGCAAAAAGAAAATAATATCTGTGACGGTACTGTTACTTCAGATATGGAAAAAATTAGTGGATGTTCTGATCCCTCTTATGTTGTTGACTGGGATACAGGCAAAATATTTAATTTTCACGTGCGTTCTTATCGTGCGGGCTTACATGAATCTAAGAGTGGTAATGATGCAGCAAGCCATGATGTAGTGCAAGTTGAAATTTCTGAATCAATTGATGATGGAAAGACTTGGAATTCTCGAATTATAACCAAAAATGTAACTCCTGATGGGAATGTCAAGTGGAGATTTGCGACATCTGGCCAGGGGATTCAATTGACTCATCGCAGTCATAAAGGTTGGTTAATACAGCAATTCACCCTTGGACAAGGAGAGCCGGGGACAAAACAAGAAGCATTTTCTTTTATTTCTAAAGATGGCGGAACCACCTGGAACGCGGGTGATGCTGTCGGCGCGGATATGGATGAAAATAAAGTAGTCGAATTGTCAGATGGGCGTTTATTGCTCACTTCACGCCATAAAAATGGGAAAAGACTTGGTAAGCGTATACAAGCATTTTCTAAAAATGGTGGTTTCTCATGGGAGAGAGAATCTGTGATGCCAGATGTTGTTGATCATGGAACAAATGGTCAAATTCTAAAGGTATTCCCAGGAATTCCATCTGAAGATCCAAGATCTAAAGTTCTACTATTTGCTAATTCCACGAGCAATATAGGAGATAATGACCGTCATAATGGGACTGTATGGTTGTCTTGTAATGATGGGGAAAATTGGACGTCAAAAGAGTTTAATAAAGGATCGACAGGATACGTTACTATTACTACCCAGCATGATGGGCGTATAGGGATGCTTTCTGAAGATGGAAAGAATGGTAAAAAAGAGCATGGTATTTACTACCGTAGCTTTGGCCTCGACTGGGTTGGCACCTGCCCTGGCGTAAAAGAAGCAATTGAACTCGATAAGGCTAAAGCTGATCTTGAAAAGGCTAAATCTGAGAAGGCTAAGCTAGAAAAGCAGGTAGCCAAGCAAGCAGAAGGGCTTGAGAAGTTACAGCAAAACCTTGAAAAAGCAGAGAATAAGGCTGTTGCACTACAAGAAAATGTAGATAAGCTAGCTCTGGATATCAAGGCTAAAACTGAAGCGTTAGATGAATTGAAGGCTGATTCGGAAACTACACGCGCTGAAAAAGCACGCTTGCAGAAAGAATTTGACTCTATCAACGCGAAACTGGAGGTTGCTAAGGCTGAAAAACAACGCGTAGCCTCGGATCTTGCTGTCAAAGAAGCTAAGCTCACCGAATCCGAAAAGCAGAAGGCTGCCGCCGAAAAGAAGGTTGCCGAACAGCACAAGCAGATCGAAGATCTCAACGCCAAGGTGAAGAAGGCTGAATCTGAACGCGATCAAGCCACTGAATCCGCCAAGAATTTAGAGGAGAAAGCCAAAGAAGACGCCAAGTCCATCGAAGGACTAGAAGGTAATCTTTCTGAATTTGCCGATGAAAACGATGCTCTTCGTTCCAAGATAAACAAACTCACCAAGGAAAACACTGACCTCAAGGCTCAACTTGAGAAGGTTAAGAAGGAACTGGAAGAGGCTAAGAAGGTTCCACAGGATGATGTAAAGCCAAAGCCGGCACCGCAGCCGGCACCGCAGCCTGAGCCGGCTCCTGAGGTTAAGGGTGTCACCCCGCACGTTGATGGTATTACTCCTGACGCGTCTGATCCAGCAGCATGTATGGTCACTCCATATGTCAAGGTCAGTCCTGTAGAAGGTGTCACCTATGAGGTTACTGTTGACGGTCAGGTGATCAGCCCAACCAAGGATGATCTCTTTACTTATGAATACCTCTACGGGAAGACCGTGAAGGTTAACGCCATTCTCAAGGACGGATTCACTTTAGCTAAGGGGGCGAAGACCACCTGGTCGTGGACTGCTCCAAATCGTGATGAACTCAAGTGTGACACGCCAGCACGCCCTGTTGATCCAACACCAGTTCCGCCAGGCGAGGATCCTAGCCCGCAGGTGAAGGATGTTCCACAGGACAAGGTAGACACCAAGATCACGGCAGACACCAAGGCTGAATCTAAAGGTCTGGCCAAGACTGGCCTGTCCCTGGGCATCATCACCGTCCTGGCAGCCCTCTGCATCATCGGAGGAACCACAGCCACCCGCCGCCGTCACGACTGA
- a CDS encoding Abi family protein: MVQNMTYLRNIAAHQGRLWNRKFDGYVALPDIALRVKRDYVNPKTPAAMIALIAGLVDQILKSNQYSTRLLDRIHSTEDFLSGYYYPRA, encoded by the coding sequence ATGGTTCAGAATATGACTTATCTAAGGAATATTGCGGCGCATCAAGGGCGTCTGTGGAATCGTAAGTTTGATGGGTATGTTGCACTGCCTGATATTGCGTTAAGAGTGAAACGAGATTATGTGAATCCTAAGACTCCCGCAGCTATGATCGCTTTAATAGCTGGACTTGTGGATCAGATTTTGAAGAGTAACCAGTACTCAACGCGTTTATTAGATCGAATTCATTCCACTGAAGATTTTTTGAGCGGATACTATTATCCACGTGCTTGA
- a CDS encoding LPXTG cell wall anchor domain-containing protein produces the protein MNISINDQAIVADLGNIENTRAQALKVPLTGGMSSQAFLFGGLIFFGATVFALWRSRKSHA, from the coding sequence GTGAATATTTCTATCAATGATCAGGCTATCGTTGCAGATCTTGGAAATATTGAAAATACTCGAGCTCAGGCTCTCAAGGTCCCATTGACTGGCGGAATGAGTTCTCAAGCTTTCCTCTTTGGAGGATTGATATTTTTCGGTGCAACAGTATTTGCACTGTGGCGTTCACGTAAATCTCACGCGTGA
- a CDS encoding BCCT family transporter: protein MDSNDRPDSNVEEKTENKPLDATSSATSALAAILSVEQHINAADIQEKPVELASETEDTTIAWSVVVPAMILVLGTVVWGLCAPENFSTASSAAFAWVLNNLGWAFVLFTTIFVAFVIFIAVSKFGTIRLGAAEEQPEFSNSSWIAMMFAAGMGIGLMFYGASEPLAFYRDGVPGHNPHEVGTAMATAMFHWTLHPWAMYAIVGLAIGYSTYRVGRRQLISAAFTPLIGEKHANGFVGKTIDALSIFATVFGTACSLGLGALQIRAGLKAAGFVENPDTGLIVTIVSVLTLAFLVSAMSGVGKGIRILSNVNMVFAASLAVFVFAFGPMIVQLNLLPTSLGAYASQFFEMAGRTASSVDGTAGEWISSWTIFYWAWWISWSPFVGMFIARISRGRTIREFCTGVLLVPAGLSTIWFAIFGGTAISMEQGGNSIYADGASEAQLFNLLHSLPGGFVMGIVAVLLLATFFITSADSASTVMGSLSQGGRSTATPWLTGAWGLVTALIGLTLLVSGGDKALNSIQSVTIVAATPFLFVVVALMFAIVKDLRGDVIYLDQREQERFNRQLAVERRHHREREEIRRAKKRMARMAHASGAGAAKPKVKANPKAKANPKA, encoded by the coding sequence ATGGATAGTAACGATAGACCTGATAGTAACGTAGAAGAAAAGACCGAAAATAAGCCATTAGATGCTACTTCCAGCGCCACGTCCGCGCTTGCGGCAATTCTTTCAGTTGAGCAACATATCAACGCTGCAGATATTCAAGAAAAACCAGTTGAGCTTGCGTCGGAGACAGAAGATACGACGATCGCGTGGTCGGTTGTTGTTCCCGCTATGATCCTGGTTCTCGGGACGGTGGTGTGGGGGCTGTGTGCTCCAGAAAATTTCTCCACAGCGTCAAGCGCAGCATTCGCATGGGTGCTCAATAATTTGGGATGGGCGTTCGTCCTATTCACAACCATATTCGTGGCGTTTGTTATTTTTATTGCCGTCAGTAAGTTTGGCACGATCAGGCTGGGTGCAGCTGAAGAACAGCCAGAATTTTCTAACTCGTCATGGATCGCCATGATGTTTGCGGCCGGTATGGGAATCGGCCTTATGTTCTATGGAGCATCGGAGCCGCTCGCGTTTTATCGCGACGGCGTGCCAGGACACAATCCGCATGAAGTCGGCACTGCGATGGCAACCGCCATGTTCCATTGGACGCTCCATCCGTGGGCAATGTATGCGATTGTTGGGCTAGCCATCGGATATTCCACGTATCGCGTGGGCCGCCGCCAGCTCATCTCAGCAGCATTCACGCCGCTCATCGGCGAAAAACACGCCAACGGATTCGTTGGCAAAACAATCGATGCCCTCTCCATTTTCGCAACCGTATTCGGAACCGCCTGCTCGCTCGGGCTCGGCGCTCTCCAAATCCGCGCCGGCCTTAAAGCCGCGGGTTTCGTAGAAAATCCAGACACAGGCCTGATCGTCACAATCGTTTCCGTACTAACGCTGGCTTTCCTCGTATCGGCAATGTCCGGCGTCGGAAAAGGAATCCGTATCCTTTCTAACGTGAATATGGTGTTCGCGGCGTCGCTCGCGGTGTTTGTGTTCGCGTTCGGGCCGATGATCGTGCAACTCAACCTGCTCCCAACGTCCCTTGGCGCATACGCCTCCCAATTCTTCGAAATGGCGGGGAGAACGGCGTCGTCCGTAGACGGAACCGCAGGCGAATGGATCTCCTCCTGGACGATTTTCTACTGGGCGTGGTGGATTTCGTGGTCGCCGTTCGTGGGCATGTTCATCGCGCGAATTTCCCGTGGCCGAACCATCCGCGAATTCTGTACGGGCGTGCTGCTGGTGCCGGCGGGCCTTTCCACAATCTGGTTCGCGATCTTCGGCGGAACCGCGATCTCCATGGAACAGGGTGGAAATAGTATTTACGCAGATGGGGCATCGGAAGCACAGCTCTTCAACCTGCTTCACTCACTCCCAGGTGGCTTCGTGATGGGAATCGTTGCGGTGTTGCTGCTCGCCACGTTCTTCATTACGTCCGCGGATTCGGCTTCCACCGTGATGGGGTCGCTTTCGCAAGGCGGACGCTCCACCGCAACGCCATGGCTTACGGGCGCGTGGGGCCTGGTCACGGCGCTAATCGGGCTGACTTTGCTTGTATCCGGCGGCGATAAGGCGCTCAATTCGATCCAGAGCGTCACCATCGTTGCTGCAACGCCATTCCTGTTCGTGGTTGTTGCACTCATGTTTGCAATAGTGAAGGATCTGCGCGGCGACGTAATCTACCTCGATCAGCGCGAACAAGAACGCTTCAACCGCCAGTTGGCCGTGGAGCGCCGTCACCATCGCGAACGCGAAGAAATCCGCCGGGCCAAGAAGCGCATGGCGCGGATGGCACATGCGAGCGGAGCCGGTGCCGCGAAGCCGAAGGTGAAGGCAAATCCGAAAGCGAAGGCAAATCCGAAGGCGTAG
- a CDS encoding SpaA isopeptide-forming pilin-related protein, giving the protein MLAVGSLTALTLAGVALAAPVVDGEGNTAAPEIVDIAEKSADLTPTVGSTSEGKKSGFTCGVGEVYSLRGDGRITKINYGENSNISRSNVPDLPVAVDDEANQYYNGLGISPKGDVAWAYRRVFADGSRYPYAKENKLILYRFEGKDWAEVGQIDLLKGDYSRLELAANRFISGAVDEHGDFYFSTTVTMTGTNVKPGGKKGENSAAAVLVKASMSQGRFSDSVVAVVKDLTRFYTSDGRPSNNGDIAFDSSGNMFLINAEPVSDEGGGIFELATISSDVLDEAKAKVRHEISGNDYTLVKEVSVEPKSTINGIAFDYDGRIFVGEAISVLKTDVSSKSEYKMRKTIEGTRKDENLLSSTDLASCGVPPTVTLKKELLGNRLDSTDQFKLSLQTGRNKAVSVDTDGSGKTVENQVGPIPFIPGEQLAISEEMAENSVSGEDAYEAQWKCYSTVRHSDGSVDGKKRLLSQNKGVRGTITLNLSIEAGHSSSVECTFFNKPKPKLTLVKKVDAGKSAEMLVPEDWTLAAWQEERESRKEPVFEGKSSVKKVVNVGRYELTESPTRADDERVKRYQLESLVCHDQVANENLKIEHDESGNRNFIHLKYNQDVTCTFTNKLQEATLELKKVVQNNHGGTKKPEDFELTASKQGAEQKKYSWNADSSDKTILKVIEPGDYLLSEKNLSGYKLKNLVCADESGKSLQDFNAKDKKLSVKPGDKISCTFTNQDLPGKVRWKKIDSESKESLIGSKWKLTKKDSISREPVVVEQDDNGVFSVDNLEWGTWTLTETQAPFGYLIDSNSTRTFEINPEKN; this is encoded by the coding sequence ATGTTGGCTGTTGGCTCTTTGACGGCGCTCACGCTGGCGGGTGTTGCATTGGCCGCCCCGGTGGTTGATGGGGAGGGTAATACTGCCGCACCTGAAATTGTTGACATTGCTGAAAAATCTGCTGACCTCACTCCTACTGTCGGCTCTACTTCCGAAGGTAAAAAGAGTGGATTTACGTGCGGTGTTGGTGAGGTGTACTCTCTGCGTGGAGATGGGCGTATTACTAAAATTAACTATGGGGAAAATAGTAATATTTCTAGATCAAACGTTCCGGATCTTCCTGTTGCTGTAGATGATGAAGCAAATCAATATTACAATGGCTTAGGCATTAGTCCCAAGGGTGATGTAGCTTGGGCATATAGAAGAGTGTTTGCTGATGGTAGTAGATATCCGTATGCGAAGGAAAATAAATTAATTCTCTATCGGTTTGAAGGAAAAGATTGGGCTGAGGTTGGGCAGATCGATCTTTTAAAAGGTGACTATTCTAGACTTGAATTAGCAGCAAACAGGTTCATTTCCGGCGCAGTGGATGAACATGGGGATTTTTATTTTTCTACCACGGTTACGATGACGGGGACGAACGTAAAGCCAGGCGGGAAGAAAGGTGAGAATTCAGCTGCTGCGGTTTTAGTCAAAGCTTCTATGAGTCAGGGTAGATTCTCGGACAGTGTAGTAGCAGTGGTGAAAGACTTGACTCGTTTTTATACTAGTGATGGGCGTCCTAGTAATAATGGTGATATCGCGTTTGATTCTTCTGGAAATATGTTCCTCATTAATGCTGAGCCTGTGAGTGATGAAGGCGGCGGTATTTTTGAACTTGCCACAATATCTTCCGACGTTCTGGATGAAGCCAAAGCGAAGGTGCGGCATGAAATTTCAGGCAACGACTACACTCTTGTGAAAGAAGTTTCGGTAGAGCCTAAATCGACTATTAATGGTATTGCATTTGATTATGATGGGCGAATATTCGTAGGCGAAGCGATCAGCGTTCTGAAGACGGATGTTTCATCGAAATCTGAATATAAAATGCGGAAAACGATAGAGGGTACTCGTAAGGATGAGAATCTTCTGTCGTCGACAGATCTTGCTTCCTGTGGTGTTCCTCCAACGGTTACCTTGAAAAAGGAATTGCTTGGCAATCGTTTAGATTCAACAGACCAATTTAAGCTATCGCTTCAAACCGGTAGGAATAAAGCGGTGAGCGTAGATACTGACGGGAGTGGTAAAACTGTCGAAAATCAGGTTGGACCTATTCCATTTATTCCGGGTGAACAGCTAGCAATTTCTGAAGAAATGGCGGAGAATTCGGTTTCGGGCGAGGATGCATACGAAGCGCAGTGGAAATGTTATTCTACAGTACGCCATTCTGATGGATCTGTTGATGGAAAAAAGCGCCTCCTTTCGCAAAATAAGGGGGTGAGGGGTACTATAACCCTGAATTTGAGTATTGAAGCAGGTCATAGCTCTAGTGTGGAATGTACGTTCTTTAATAAACCAAAACCTAAATTAACTCTTGTGAAAAAAGTGGACGCTGGGAAATCTGCCGAGATGTTGGTTCCTGAAGACTGGACTCTCGCTGCCTGGCAGGAGGAAAGAGAGTCTAGAAAAGAGCCTGTCTTTGAAGGGAAATCATCCGTTAAAAAAGTTGTTAATGTTGGGCGATATGAATTGACGGAGTCTCCAACGCGTGCTGATGATGAACGCGTGAAGCGGTACCAGCTTGAATCGTTAGTTTGCCATGACCAAGTTGCGAATGAGAATCTGAAGATCGAACATGACGAATCTGGTAATAGGAATTTTATTCACCTTAAATACAATCAAGATGTGACGTGTACATTCACAAATAAGCTTCAAGAGGCCACTCTCGAACTGAAGAAAGTTGTTCAGAATAACCATGGTGGCACAAAGAAACCTGAAGATTTTGAATTAACTGCTTCTAAGCAAGGGGCCGAACAGAAAAAGTATTCTTGGAACGCTGATTCATCGGATAAAACAATCCTTAAAGTAATTGAACCTGGAGATTATCTTTTGAGTGAAAAGAACTTGTCAGGTTATAAACTCAAAAATTTGGTTTGTGCTGATGAAAGTGGAAAGTCGCTTCAAGATTTTAATGCCAAAGATAAGAAGCTGTCTGTAAAACCTGGCGATAAGATTTCTTGTACGTTCACGAATCAAGATTTACCTGGAAAAGTTCGGTGGAAAAAGATTGATTCTGAATCCAAGGAAAGTCTAATAGGATCTAAATGGAAGCTAACGAAAAAGGATTCTATTTCGCGTGAACCTGTTGTTGTAGAACAAGATGATAATGGTGTCTTTAGTGTAGATAACCTTGAGTGGGGTACTTGGACATTGACCGAAACTCAAGCCCCATTTGGGTACTTAATTGATTCAAATTCGACGCGTACATTCGAAATTAATCCAGAAAAAAACTGA
- the rarD gene encoding EamA family transporter RarD, which translates to MSNRGVVISLLSSVAFAMFSYIAALTEPLTGVELWAWRMVMTVPGVLLVLLITKRFSWFTGEWDRVRSDPKKLIAYAFCAPMLAGQMWLFGWAPQVGRTLEVGMGYFLMPLVMVVIGRVFYKERMTPLMMVATVIAACAVAYEAWRAGGIGWVASFIALGYPAYFVVRRYFETDGVGALAWEMALALPVSLWVAAGSHSIQSAFSSVSLVLILLSLGALSVLGVITYVLAVKWLSYGMFGLLSYVEPVLVIIVAILLGERIDPTQWWTYVGIWLSVFLLGVDGVIALSKRVRWSVPAVRPWRRRRPRHPRTEPDSWARFFRTRKGELVEKPR; encoded by the coding sequence ATGTCTAACCGCGGTGTTGTTATCTCCTTGTTGTCGTCGGTGGCGTTTGCGATGTTTTCGTATATCGCGGCCTTGACCGAGCCGCTGACCGGCGTGGAGCTGTGGGCTTGGCGCATGGTGATGACCGTTCCTGGCGTCCTCCTTGTTTTGCTGATAACAAAGCGTTTTTCCTGGTTTACGGGCGAATGGGATCGGGTTCGTTCTGATCCGAAGAAGCTGATTGCGTATGCGTTTTGTGCGCCGATGTTGGCTGGCCAGATGTGGTTGTTTGGTTGGGCGCCGCAGGTTGGGCGTACGTTGGAAGTGGGCATGGGTTATTTTTTGATGCCGCTTGTGATGGTTGTGATCGGGCGCGTTTTTTATAAGGAGCGCATGACTCCTTTGATGATGGTTGCAACGGTTATTGCTGCGTGTGCGGTTGCGTATGAGGCGTGGCGTGCTGGCGGGATTGGCTGGGTTGCATCGTTTATTGCGCTTGGCTATCCGGCGTATTTTGTGGTTCGGCGTTATTTTGAGACCGACGGCGTTGGCGCCCTCGCCTGGGAAATGGCTCTTGCGTTGCCGGTTTCGTTGTGGGTTGCTGCTGGGAGCCATTCGATTCAGAGTGCGTTTTCGTCGGTTTCGCTTGTGTTGATTTTGCTTTCGCTTGGCGCACTGTCTGTTTTGGGTGTGATTACGTATGTTTTGGCGGTGAAGTGGCTTTCGTATGGGATGTTTGGGCTTCTTTCGTACGTCGAGCCCGTCCTTGTCATCATCGTTGCGATTTTGCTTGGGGAGCGTATTGACCCCACGCAGTGGTGGACGTACGTTGGGATTTGGCTTTCGGTGTTTTTACTTGGGGTCGACGGCGTTATCGCCTTGTCTAAGCGCGTGCGTTGGTCGGTTCCTGCGGTGCGTCCTTGGCGACGTCGGCGCCCTCGTCATCCCCGTACCGAACCTGATTCGTGGGCGCGGTTTTTCCGGACTCGCAAGGGCGAGCTGGTGGAGAAGCCGCGGTAA
- a CDS encoding SpaH/EbpB family LPXTG-anchored major pilin: protein MSRNFKRSVALLATTTLAFVGLGVSAAVAETNSQRSSAEVVNIDKEKEGSLTIHKKAVDKEEDIKKPNPDEKDALEGVTFEIRKINDIDLSKIEGWQKVADLKAEKIDLDAVEKLGLTPIKSDKTNINGEVKFDNLKIGAYLVTEKSIGSRYIKKISEPFVVTIPQPKKDVALGSPKKTDGWNYDVVAYPKNVWSKATPLSKKATAIEGLQIGGTIDQPGIVKNYQKGVVVTWDLEYVIPELAEYREFEISDKLPGGAKLIDADIKMDGAIPLTSYYTRTTDNNLVKYVFTPEGLAKLKAGQKITVKVKTKLQPGNGSIKNEGNVNINGNKIPGQDIVNFRNVELTKQDSASKEKLAGAEFDIYQDVDNDSKVTDTDRKIGQLIVPAGGVARFTTYIGRGEAKEMNLLVKETHAPKGYLLPSDAVTPVKISSLNETDPVKIAIDNYKPIVPGLPLTGATGILVLTLAGGAMILLGVFAVYKARSRKAA from the coding sequence ATGAGTCGGAATTTTAAGCGTTCAGTCGCTCTTCTAGCGACGACGACGTTGGCATTTGTCGGTCTCGGCGTGAGTGCTGCAGTAGCAGAGACGAACAGCCAGAGATCGTCTGCGGAAGTCGTTAATATCGATAAAGAAAAAGAAGGTAGTCTAACTATTCACAAAAAGGCCGTGGATAAAGAAGAAGATATTAAAAAACCAAATCCAGATGAAAAAGATGCACTTGAAGGCGTAACTTTTGAGATCCGGAAGATTAACGATATTGACCTTAGCAAAATTGAAGGATGGCAGAAAGTTGCGGATCTGAAAGCGGAAAAGATTGATCTTGATGCCGTTGAGAAGCTAGGTCTTACTCCCATAAAATCAGATAAAACTAATATTAATGGCGAGGTGAAATTTGATAACCTCAAGATTGGGGCGTACTTAGTTACTGAAAAATCCATTGGTTCTCGTTATATTAAGAAGATTTCTGAACCTTTTGTTGTGACTATTCCTCAACCTAAAAAGGATGTCGCTTTAGGTAGTCCAAAGAAAACTGACGGGTGGAATTATGATGTAGTTGCATATCCAAAGAATGTTTGGTCCAAAGCAACGCCACTTTCGAAGAAAGCTACCGCTATTGAAGGACTTCAAATCGGGGGAACCATTGATCAGCCTGGCATTGTGAAGAATTATCAAAAAGGTGTAGTTGTAACTTGGGATCTTGAATATGTGATTCCTGAACTAGCTGAATATCGTGAGTTTGAAATTTCGGACAAGCTACCAGGTGGTGCAAAACTTATAGATGCCGATATTAAAATGGATGGTGCTATTCCCCTAACTAGCTACTACACGAGAACGACTGATAATAATCTTGTGAAGTATGTTTTTACCCCAGAAGGGTTAGCAAAACTAAAAGCTGGACAGAAAATTACTGTTAAAGTGAAGACTAAGTTGCAACCAGGTAATGGTTCTATCAAGAACGAAGGCAACGTCAATATAAACGGTAACAAGATTCCTGGACAGGATATTGTTAACTTCCGAAATGTTGAGCTCACCAAGCAAGATAGTGCGTCGAAGGAAAAGCTGGCAGGTGCAGAGTTCGATATTTATCAGGACGTTGATAACGATTCGAAAGTGACCGATACGGATCGTAAGATCGGGCAACTCATTGTTCCTGCTGGAGGTGTAGCTCGCTTCACCACCTACATTGGACGTGGCGAGGCAAAAGAAATGAACCTTCTAGTGAAGGAAACTCATGCTCCAAAGGGTTACCTTCTTCCATCTGATGCAGTGACTCCGGTAAAGATCAGTTCTTTGAACGAAACTGATCCGGTGAAGATCGCCATCGACAACTACAAGCCAATCGTGCCAGGTCTCCCATTAACCGGTGCAACCGGCATCCTCGTGCTCACCCTTGCCGGTGGTGCGATGATCCTCCTCGGCGTCTTCGCCGTTTACAAGGCCCGTTCACGCAAGGCTGCCTGA
- a CDS encoding class C sortase — protein MKKYYWKTDRWTVIAALSFLMATALLTYSPMSTWLYQYNQTAILTGYHAAAVQQRNPSAVEQLEAANEYNKKLVSGATYHANANNAEGSAESNRQRYNELLAVGPEAMMGRVKVPSVNIDLPIFHGTTEETLLKGVGHLEGTSLPVGGLSTRSVLTAHRGLASAKLFTDLVNVKKGDEIIVEVLDQALVYQIERIEVIDPEDTYKILPEENRDLLTLITCTPLGINSQRVIVTGSRVIPTPAVHENNIGGPTDIGFPWWLVIQASAVTFTLGGLFLAGLHKKKDAQAPMTA, from the coding sequence GTGAAGAAGTATTACTGGAAAACAGACCGATGGACAGTTATCGCTGCCCTAAGTTTCCTCATGGCGACCGCGCTTCTCACCTATTCGCCCATGTCTACCTGGCTTTACCAATACAATCAGACAGCCATCCTCACCGGTTATCACGCCGCTGCAGTCCAGCAGCGCAACCCATCGGCAGTTGAACAGCTAGAAGCCGCCAACGAATACAACAAGAAACTCGTATCTGGCGCCACCTATCATGCCAACGCTAACAATGCAGAAGGCTCAGCGGAGTCCAACCGGCAACGATACAACGAACTCCTTGCAGTAGGACCAGAAGCCATGATGGGCCGAGTCAAAGTCCCATCAGTCAACATTGATCTCCCCATCTTCCACGGCACCACCGAAGAAACACTTCTCAAAGGGGTAGGCCATCTGGAAGGCACATCGCTCCCAGTTGGTGGCCTATCAACCCGAAGCGTACTCACAGCCCACCGTGGCCTCGCTTCCGCCAAACTCTTCACCGATCTTGTAAACGTGAAAAAGGGCGACGAAATCATCGTAGAAGTCCTCGATCAAGCCCTCGTCTATCAGATTGAACGCATCGAAGTGATCGATCCAGAAGACACCTACAAGATCCTCCCCGAAGAAAACCGCGACCTTCTCACCCTCATCACCTGCACTCCATTAGGCATCAACTCCCAGCGTGTAATCGTGACAGGATCGCGAGTAATCCCAACACCAGCAGTGCACGAAAACAACATTGGCGGCCCAACTGATATTGGCTTCCCATGGTGGCTCGTAATCCAGGCATCAGCCGTAACCTTCACGCTGGGTGGGCTTTTCCTGGCAGGCCTTCACAAAAAGAAGGACGCTCAGGCGCCTATGACGGCATAA